One segment of Pandoraea pnomenusa DNA contains the following:
- a CDS encoding phosphatidate cytidylyltransferase, producing the protein MLKTRVITAVVLLAILLPVIFVGTPAQFACLAAVIVAAAGWEWGRLVGLNGTGAIFYGALALLGVGLTWAGGWTLSSIWLKPAAVFWVLAGPYTLARKPATQGAWRGLLLVAGPVLLIAAWQALCLARERGVAFLLSVLVIVWIADTGAYFAGRAFGRRKLAPSISPGKSWEGAIGGWLLVLVAAAAVLASDLQAPTIVSHLASSLGPGLGALALTALVAFSVVGDLFESQLKRQAGVKDSSALLPGHGGVLDRIDALLPVLPLALLFV; encoded by the coding sequence ATGCTCAAGACGCGCGTTATTACCGCTGTCGTACTGCTTGCCATTCTCTTGCCCGTGATCTTCGTCGGTACGCCGGCGCAGTTCGCATGTCTTGCGGCCGTGATCGTGGCGGCCGCCGGTTGGGAGTGGGGGCGCCTCGTCGGTCTGAACGGCACGGGCGCGATCTTTTACGGCGCGCTGGCGCTGCTCGGTGTCGGCCTGACGTGGGCGGGGGGCTGGACGTTGTCGTCGATCTGGCTCAAGCCGGCCGCCGTCTTCTGGGTATTGGCCGGTCCGTACACGCTGGCGCGCAAGCCGGCGACCCAGGGCGCCTGGCGCGGCTTGCTGCTGGTGGCCGGCCCGGTGCTGCTGATCGCGGCATGGCAGGCGCTGTGCCTCGCGCGTGAGCGCGGTGTTGCCTTCCTCCTGTCGGTGTTGGTCATTGTCTGGATCGCCGACACCGGGGCTTATTTCGCCGGCCGCGCCTTCGGCCGTCGCAAGCTGGCCCCTTCCATCAGCCCGGGCAAGTCATGGGAAGGCGCGATCGGCGGATGGCTGCTGGTGCTCGTCGCGGCCGCCGCGGTGCTCGCGTCGGACCTGCAGGCGCCCACGATCGTCTCGCATCTCGCCAGCTCCCTGGGCCCTGGCCTCGGCGCGCTGGCCTTGACCGCCCTGGTCGCTTTCTCGGTTGTTGGCGACTTGTTCGAATCTCAACTCAAACGGCAAGCCGGCGTGAAGGATTCCAGCGCGCTGCTGCCCGGCCACGGGGGCGTGCTCGACAGAATCGACGCTTTGCTGCCGGTGCTTCCGCTGGCTCTGCTCTTCGTCTGA
- the uppS gene encoding polyprenyl diphosphate synthase: protein MGFLSSTLSVPETASIPRHVAIVMDGNGRWATSRKLPRVAGHKRGVDAVREAVTACAELGVEYLTLFAFSSENWRRPQDEVSTLMQLFILALEREVGKLHNNGIRLRVVGALEAFEPRIQELVRRAEERTKDNKGLTLTIAANYGGRWDILQAARKLAAARVAQGGAAALETSFAEEDLAPYLSMAYAPEPDLFIRTGGDQRISNFLLWQLAYTELYFTEEFWPDFNANTLKRAVAEFQQRERRFGRTSAQVQNPSGQSA, encoded by the coding sequence ATGGGTTTTCTCAGCTCCACGCTTTCTGTTCCCGAAACAGCGAGCATTCCGCGCCACGTCGCCATCGTCATGGATGGCAACGGGCGTTGGGCTACCAGTCGTAAATTGCCTCGCGTTGCCGGACACAAGCGCGGTGTCGATGCCGTGCGCGAGGCGGTGACGGCGTGTGCCGAGCTCGGCGTCGAGTATCTGACGCTGTTCGCCTTCAGTTCGGAGAACTGGCGCCGGCCTCAGGACGAAGTCTCCACGTTGATGCAACTGTTCATCCTCGCGCTCGAGCGCGAGGTTGGGAAGCTGCACAACAACGGTATTCGGTTGCGCGTGGTCGGCGCCCTCGAGGCGTTCGAGCCGCGCATCCAGGAACTGGTCCGCCGTGCCGAGGAACGCACAAAGGACAACAAGGGGCTCACGCTGACCATCGCCGCCAACTACGGCGGGCGGTGGGACATTTTGCAGGCTGCCCGCAAACTTGCCGCGGCACGTGTCGCGCAGGGGGGGGCGGCGGCACTCGAGACGTCGTTTGCCGAAGAGGATCTCGCCCCGTACCTGAGCATGGCGTACGCGCCGGAGCCGGACCTGTTCATCCGGACCGGCGGCGACCAGCGGATCAGTAATTTTCTGCTTTGGCAACTGGCGTACACTGAGCTCTATTTCACCGAAGAATTCTGGCCGGACTTCAACGCCAATACGCTCAAGCGCGCGGTTGCCGAGTTTCAGCAGCGAGAACGCCGTTTCGGCCGTACCAGCGCGCAAGTCCAGAACCCCTCGGGACAATCCGCCTGA
- the ispC gene encoding 1-deoxy-D-xylulose-5-phosphate reductoisomerase, whose translation MSQRLSILGSTGSIGVSTLDVVGRHPDRFSVYALSAHRNLDRLFEQCVAHRPKVAVVADADGAGVLAARLADAGLKIEVTHGPRALVEIAEASEPTMVVAAIVGAAGLQSTLAAARAGKRILLANKESLVLSGALFMATAERAGATLLPLDSEHNAIFQCLPQLAGEHGISTRGVEKLVLTASGGPFRERELASLENVTPDEACAHPNWVMGRKISVDSASMMNKGLEVIEAHWLFNMPPERIEVLIHPQSVIHSMVTYTDGSTLAQLGNPDMRTPIAHALAFPDRVTSGVAGLNLADIGKLTFEAPDLRRFPCLRLAFDALHRGGTAGALLNAANEIAVAAFLEGRIRFTAIAQVVEQVLDAVAVGEATSLDVVLEADRRARELAAAIVAKLPAPASS comes from the coding sequence ATGTCGCAACGTCTTTCCATTCTCGGCTCCACTGGCTCCATCGGCGTAAGCACGCTCGATGTGGTGGGGCGTCATCCCGACCGTTTCTCCGTCTACGCCTTGTCGGCGCACCGCAATCTCGACCGTTTGTTCGAGCAATGCGTTGCGCACCGTCCGAAGGTGGCGGTGGTGGCCGACGCCGACGGGGCAGGCGTGCTCGCCGCCCGCCTGGCCGACGCGGGCCTGAAGATCGAAGTCACGCACGGACCGCGGGCGCTGGTGGAGATCGCCGAGGCCTCCGAGCCAACGATGGTTGTCGCGGCGATCGTGGGTGCCGCTGGCCTGCAATCGACGCTGGCGGCCGCCCGTGCCGGCAAGCGCATTCTGCTGGCCAACAAGGAGTCGCTCGTCCTGTCCGGCGCACTGTTCATGGCAACGGCCGAACGCGCCGGCGCCACGTTGTTGCCGCTCGACAGCGAGCACAATGCCATTTTCCAATGCCTGCCGCAGTTGGCCGGCGAGCATGGCATTTCCACGCGCGGCGTCGAAAAGCTGGTGCTGACCGCCTCGGGCGGCCCGTTCCGCGAGCGCGAGTTGGCGTCGCTGGAAAATGTCACGCCGGACGAAGCCTGCGCTCATCCGAACTGGGTCATGGGCCGCAAGATTTCGGTCGATTCCGCCAGCATGATGAACAAGGGGCTCGAGGTCATCGAGGCACACTGGCTTTTCAATATGCCGCCGGAGAGGATCGAAGTGCTGATCCATCCGCAGAGCGTGATTCACTCGATGGTCACCTACACGGACGGCTCCACGCTGGCGCAGCTCGGGAATCCGGATATGCGCACGCCGATCGCGCATGCGTTGGCATTCCCGGACCGGGTGACGTCGGGCGTCGCGGGGCTGAATCTCGCCGACATCGGCAAATTGACCTTCGAGGCGCCGGACTTGCGTCGATTCCCATGCCTGCGCCTGGCGTTCGATGCGTTGCATCGCGGTGGCACGGCCGGGGCGCTGCTCAACGCGGCCAACGAGATCGCCGTGGCGGCCTTCCTCGAAGGGCGCATTCGTTTTACGGCCATCGCCCAGGTGGTCGAACAGGTGCTCGACGCGGTGGCCGTTGGCGAGGCCACGTCGCTTGACGTGGTGCTCGAAGCCGACCGCCGCGCCCGCGAACTGGCGGCGGCCATCGTCGCCAAGCTGCCGGCCCCGGCGTCTTCCTGA
- the frr gene encoding ribosome recycling factor — MSVADVKKNVEQKMKSSIESFKNNLAKIRTGRAHVGLLDHVQVDYYGSMVPIAQVANVNLVDARTIGVQPWEKNMVAKVEKAIRESDLGLNPATQGDLIRVPMPQLTEERRREMTKLVKSEGETAKVAVRNLRRDANEQLKKLVKDKEISEDDERRGGDEVQKFTDKFVAEIDELVKQKEADIMTV, encoded by the coding sequence ATGAGCGTTGCTGACGTCAAGAAGAATGTCGAGCAAAAGATGAAGAGCTCGATCGAGTCGTTCAAGAACAACCTGGCGAAGATTCGTACCGGCCGCGCCCACGTGGGTCTGCTCGATCACGTCCAGGTCGACTACTACGGTTCGATGGTGCCCATCGCTCAGGTTGCCAACGTGAACCTCGTCGATGCCCGCACGATCGGCGTTCAGCCGTGGGAAAAGAACATGGTGGCCAAGGTCGAGAAGGCCATTCGCGAATCGGATCTGGGTCTGAATCCGGCCACGCAGGGCGATCTCATCCGCGTGCCGATGCCCCAGTTGACCGAAGAGCGCCGGCGCGAAATGACCAAGCTGGTCAAGTCGGAAGGCGAGACCGCCAAGGTGGCCGTGCGCAATCTGCGCCGCGACGCGAACGAGCAGCTCAAGAAGCTGGTGAAGGACAAGGAAATCTCGGAGGACGACGAGCGCCGTGGCGGTGACGAAGTCCAGAAGTTCACCGACAAGTTCGTCGCCGAGATCGACGAGCTGGTCAAGCAGAAAGAAGCCGACATCATGACGGTTTGA